A single window of Dermacentor albipictus isolate Rhodes 1998 colony chromosome 1, USDA_Dalb.pri_finalv2, whole genome shotgun sequence DNA harbors:
- the LOC135903937 gene encoding zinc finger protein 853-like isoform X2, whose protein sequence is MFELPPEDFLQKPRKGEPSTVKAVVHNQYNSPLQLYSQEKVAETLAYHAQAITAEDGVNDIQPVGLPQNLVRSAVLQALSEDEIGGNPYRTANGTTAVQRVTAPPTPPPKPRPPSYSGGPPQPERPYSSSGYHVTFSNPGTPGTPPVQPHHTYIPPPPPLHSYQQPTYQQPAYQEPAYQQPSYQQQPASYPAQHARQSSYEEVDERQQKIREAELRQRQYEEERLQQAQYEEGRFRQPPQDFRRVEFDAEQRRLREAEERRRRVLQEEESRRRQEEVQRQRRLEQEEQERQRRQEQQEYEQYQQHQQQYQRYLEEQKSRDDELRRRNLEQQQQQQQEAARRRQFEEQQRRAQLQQQQQQQQQQQQVRFQNAQREPLNVQRAQQEAQRRFQPSTAVASSPQHQEQVGSQAQRWENRIWEEQQSRMPGTPLGSPTVSRRSRDNVWPPKESSVRWTPKTGFSPQLARQSSQGAKQFVWPPPKSGMANGDDGGFPSRPPSRSAMNAWHPPQSPTSGTRTPPFARSPSLGRRTRDIAWPPPQAESSPKFVPRPVSRSGLHRPDEYIHQNASCGVPPTYRPPPNSSQYL, encoded by the exons ATGTTCGAGCTTCCGCC AGAAGACTTTCTCCAGAAGCCGAGAAAG GGCGAGCCCTCGACAGTGAAGGCAGTTGTACACAACCAGTACAACTCGCCCCTGCAGCTCTACTCGCAGGAAAAAGTCGCCGAGACTTTGGCATATCACGCCCAGGCCATCACCGCCGAGGACGG GGTCAACGACATCCAACCCGTGGGGCTGCCCCAGAACCTCGTTCGCTCCGCTGTCCTACAGGCTCTGAGCGAAGACGAAATTG GTGGAAACCCATATCGAACCGCGAACGGGACGACTGCTGTCCAGAG GGTTACTGCGCCTCCAACACCTCCACCAAAACCGCGGCCTCCATCTTATAGCGGTGGACCGCCGCAGCCAGAGAGGCCGTACTCTTCGTCCGGGTACCACGTGACCTTCTCCAACCCGGGAACTCCCGGCACGCCTCCTGTCCAGCCGCACCACACCTACATACCGCCTCCCCCGCCGCTGCATAGCTACCAGCAGCCTACCTACCAACAGCCAGCTTACCAAGAGCCGGCTTACCAACAGCCAAGCTACCAGCAGCAACCAGCGAGCTATCCGGCTCAGCACGCGCGGCAGAGCAGCTACGAGGAAGTCGACGAGCGTCAGCAGAAGATTCGGGAAGCCGAGCTAAGACAGCGCCAGTACGAGGAAGAGCGTCTGCAGCAGGCTCAGTACGAAGAAGGCCGCTTCCGCCAACCACCGCAGGACTTCCGGCGCGTCGAGTTCGACGCCGAGCAGAGGAGACTCCGCGAAGCAGAGGAGCGCCGCCGACGCGTGCTTCAGGAGGAAGAGAGCAGGCGGCGCCAAGAGGAGGTGCAGCGCCAGAGGCGACTCGAGCAGGAGGAGCAGGAGCGCCAGCGGCGCCAGGAGCAGCAGGAGTACGAGCAGtaccagcagcaccagcagcagtacCAGCGATACCTTGAGGAGCAGAAGAGTAGGGACGACGAGCTGAGGCGGAGGAACCtagagcagcagcaacagcagcagcaagaggCAGCCCGCCGCCGGCAGTTCGAAGAGCAACAGAGAAGGgcccagctgcagcagcagcagcagcaacaacaacagcaacagcaggtGCGCTTCCAGAACGCCCAGCGGGAGCCGCTGAACGTGCAGCGAGCCCAACAAGAAGCCCAGAGGCGCTTCCAACCGAGTACGGCCGTCGCCAGTTCTCCGCAGCATCAGGAGCAGGTGGGCTCTCAAGCGCAGCGCTGGGAGAATAGGATCTGGGAGGAACAGCAGTCCAGGATGCCCGGCACGCCGTTAGGATCGCCCACCGTTTCGCGCCGGTCGCGCGATAACGTGTGGCCACCAAAG gAATCGAGCGTGCGATGGACACCTAAGACGGGATTTTCCCCGCAACTGGCACGACAAA GTTCGCAGGGCGCCAAGCAGTTCGTGTGGCCACCGCCCAAATCCGGCATGGCCAACGGAGATGACGGCGGCTTCCCGTCTCGGCCTCCGAGCCGCTCGGCCATGAACGCGTGGCACCCGCCACAGTCGCCCACGTCCGGGACGCGGACGCCGCCGTTCGCGCGCTCCCCGTCACTGGGCCGCCGCACGCGCGACATCGCCTGGCCGCCGCCGCAGGCCGAGTCGTCGCCCAAGTTCGTGCCGCGGCCCGTGAGCCGCAGCGGCCTGCACCGGCCCGACGAGTACATCCACCAGAACGCCAGCTGCGGCGTGCCGCCCACCTACAGGCCGCCGCCAAACTCCTCCCAGTACCTGTAA